One window of Amaranthus tricolor cultivar Red isolate AtriRed21 chromosome 11, ASM2621246v1, whole genome shotgun sequence genomic DNA carries:
- the LOC130826654 gene encoding uncharacterized protein LOC130826654 — MERHDGEDKNGSSEALFGEDSRGRAKEKGYQARGKSQWRNDYSNNECYCCKKKGHIQMMCKEMKEDLKKIKDLKVGRRDGESSRSAALGFVDDDYNGALLIDGGVTRSKEWVIDSGCSFHICCEKEKFAKLSYVDGGLVTLLNDERVKVEGIGEVVIVTHDGVKRRLGGVRYVPKLERNLISLGRLESKGCTFKASGGLLNVITGSMVLIRGRRSESNSYMLQVDGGCLGHIDDGCKSPKKVTFDNGKGIGLEKEIVESRANSHNIDDDFEHLVAHAMSCTLESSVGCVMANEVLRFGSLDQVLHEDDLKRIDQGMSRGKYCSAWQRHSRRPGGTVEGCSTVLACVARSSGLSSFGQLSRELARLVEHYSSGRAGYRTTH; from the coding sequence ATGGAGAGACATGATGGGGAAGACAAGAACGGGAGTAGTGAGGCACTATTTGGTGAGGATTCAAGGGGGAGAGCAAAAGAAAAGGGTTATCAAGCAAGGGGGAAGTCTCAATGGAGAAATGACTATAGTAACAATGAGTGTTACTGTTGTAAGAAGAAGGGGCACATTCAAATGATGTGCAAGGAGATGAAGGAAGACCTTAAGAAGATTAAAGACTTAAAGGTTGGAAGAAGAGATGGTGAAAGTAGCAGGAGTGCTGCTCTAGGCTTTGTGGATGATGACTATAATGGTGCGCTTCTTATTGATGGGGGAGTTACTCGTAGTAAGGAATGGGTGATTGACTCCGGTTGCTCATTTCATATATGTTGTGAGAAAGAGAAGTTTGCTAAGCTTAGCTATGTTGATGGAGGCCTTGTCACTTTGCTTAATGATGAAAGGGTGAAGGTGGAAGGTATTGGTGAGGTTGTGATTGTGACACATGATGGTGTCAAGAGAAGGCTAGGTGGTGTGAGGTATGTTCCAAAGCTTGAGAGGAACCTCATATCACTTGGTAGGTTGGAGTCCAAGGGATGTACCTTCAAAGCTAGTGGTGGGTTGTTGAATGTCATTACGGGGAGTATGGTGCTCATAAGAGGGAGAAGGAGTGAGAGCAACTCGTATATGTTGCAAGTTGATGGTGGTTGCCTAGGCCACATTGATGATGGTTGCAAGTCACCCAAGAAGGTGACATTTGATAATGGTAAGGGAATTGGTCTTGAGAAGGAGATTGTTGAATCAAGAGCCAATTCCCACaatattgatgatgactttgaGCACCTCGTTGCTCATGCTATGTCTTGCACACTTGAGAGTAGTGTAGGTTGTGTCATGGCAAATGAGGTACTTAGGTTTGGGTCCCTTGATCAAGTGTTACATGAGGATGACTTAAAGAGGATTGATCAAGGGATGAGTAGAGGAAAATATTGCTCAGCATGGCAGCGACACTCACGAAGGCCAGGGGGCACTGTTGAAGGCTGCTCGACCGTTCTAGCATGTGTGGCTCGATCGAGCGGATTGTCTAGTTTTGGTCAGTTGTCTAGGGAGcttgctcgactggtcgagcactATAGCTCGGGTCGAGCGGGATACAGGACCACTCACTGA